In one Hypanus sabinus isolate sHypSab1 chromosome 11, sHypSab1.hap1, whole genome shotgun sequence genomic region, the following are encoded:
- the LOC132401918 gene encoding uncharacterized protein LOC132401918: protein MLSGRKMRHVNGTCSTSGNKNKMRQDEFLASLRSLAETYNLCSRMSDSLLRDKIVLGINDSQTRKRLLQERKLTLNNCIDICKSTEMAESHLQLFSTAADSRSTAVHGIKPRANKKGSKHPGQKASASGGARAKGTLNSCRSKVNPCKYCGTEHVRDKQQCPAYGQACGIRNHFAKVCKQKPVHRVEAQSDDQTDSDSSTKFIDNVILVANSLKTKDDVFAQMLINGKPIDFQDHSRSSINILPRKYLEGVDHTPRQCTKKLMMWNKTTMDAEGMCRVKLHNPTTNRKYSVKFVVVTDNFTTLLGSRASQQMKLIMITDDNFCRVHVSTLKEKQCTPEECYEEVFFDALRELPGAAHLQIDAEVQPTALSHDI, encoded by the coding sequence ATGCTATCGGGGAGAAAAATGAGACACGTGAACGGTACTTGTTCAACAAGCGGCAACAAGAACAAGATGAGACAAGATGAGTTTCTTGCCAGCCTTAGATCTCTTGCAGAGACATATAATCTTTGCTCGCGTATGTCAGACAGTCTGCTGAGAGACAAGATCGTACTGGGCATTAATGACTCTCAAACCAGAAAACgtctgttacaagagagaaagcTAACGCTCAATAACTGCATTGACATCTGTAAAAGCACAGAAATGGCTGAATCACACCTACAACTATTCAGTACAGCTGCAGATAGCAGATCCACTGCTGTCCATGGGATTAAACCTCGCGCTAACAAGAAAGGTTCGAAGCATCCTGGACAGAAGGCTAGTGCTTCCGGTGGAGCCAGAGCAAAAGGTACCTTGAACAGCTGCAGAAGtaaagtgaacccttgcaagtaCTGTGGCACAGAACATGTAAGAGACAAGCAACAATGCCCAGCATACGGACAGGCTTGTGGCATTCGAAATCACTTTGCAAAGGTATGCAAGCAGAAGCCTGTGCATAGGGTGGAAGCACAAAGCGATGACCAAACCGACAGTGACAGCAGCACCAAGTTTATTGACAATGTCATACTGGTGGCCAACAGTTTGAAGACAAAGGATGACGTATTCGCACAGATGCTCATCAATGGAAAGCCAATAGATTTCCAAGACCACAGCAGGTCAAGCATTAACATTTTACCCCGCAAATACTTGGAGGGAGTAGATCACACACCAAGACAATGCACAAAAAAGCTGATGATGTGGAACAAGACCACCATGGATGCAGAAGGGATGTGCAGAGTGAAATTGCATAACCCCACGACGAACCGCAAATATTCTGTCAAATTTGTTGTGGTCACTGACAACTTTACAACATTATTGGGAAGCAGGGCCAGCCAGCAAATGAAGCTGATTATGATCACCGATGACAACTTTTGCAGAGTGCATGTATCTACACTCAAAGAAAAACAATGCACACCAGAAGAATGCTATGAAGAGGTGTTCTTCGATGCGCTCAGGGAGCTTCCGGGTGCAGCCCATCTACAGATTGATGCGGAAGTTCAACCCACAGCGTTATCCCACGACATCTAA